The following proteins are co-located in the Dromiciops gliroides isolate mDroGli1 chromosome 2, mDroGli1.pri, whole genome shotgun sequence genome:
- the LOC122738493 gene encoding epididymal secretory protein E3-beta-like, with product MASVLKNTGPVLLMLLPLWVLPGCSEDLAWQEFMKQHHLSLGLDFSQLSCDNLMDAMESLKGKASHTFIYAIWSQIEDICYRDGLDRYENVRVWSKKPFKILTCEQLESGQGYRGTSSYSYIELHCGLNGFPVSLEDTKVKKKISNYSTS from the coding sequence ATGGCAAGTGTTCTGAAAAACACAGGCCCTGTCTTGTTGATGCTGCTCCCTCTATGGGTGCTTCCTGGATGTTCTGAGGACCTAGCCTGGCAGGAGTTCATGAAGCAACATCATCTCAGCCTGGGCTTGGATTTCAGCCAGCTGAGCTGTGACAATCTCATGGATGCCATGGAATCTCTGAAGGGGAAAGCCTCCCATACCTTCATCTATGCAATTTGGAGCCAGATAGAAGATATATGCTATAGGGATGGGTTAGATCGCTATGAGAATGTGCGGGTATGGAGCAAGAAACCCTTCAAAATTCTTACCTGTGAGCAGTTGGAGTCTGGTCAAGGCTACAGGGGCACCAGCAGCTATAGCTATATAGAGCTCCACTGTGGCCTGAATGGATTCCCTGTGAGCCTAGAGGATAcaaaggtgaagaagaaaatttcaaattattcCACAAGCTGA